In the Microcoleus sp. AS-A8 genome, CAACACCTCCTCCAGAAAGGTGCCGAACCGCTGCACGTAAGACAGCAGACTGTTCTCACTCCACCAGGCATTCAAATCAAACGTGCGATGCAGCCGCAAGGGTCGGACAATCCGGTTAATCATGCCCACATACCACTGCTCCGGCGTCACCTCCGAGGTGCCAATCGCGGTAATATCGATCGCGGCACAGGCAATTCCCTCGGCCTGTAAGCGTTGCATCGTTTGCACTCGCAGACTGGACTTCCCCATCTGCCGAGAATTCAGTACATAGCAAAACTCTCCGGCTTTCAGAGCACTGTAGAGGTCATCATCCGCTTGCCGCTGCACATAAGTCGGTGCATCGATGGGAAGACTTCCCCCAACCTGATAGTCAATGGGAAACTCTGCTGCTGTACTCATCAGGCGACCCCTAGCCGATCTTGAAAGTACTGGCGATACAGATCGCACAACGGTACGACATCATTTCCCTGGTAACGAACCAATCCCATGCTGGCAAGCTTAAACGCTTCTGCTGTCTTGATTCGAGTTGGCTCCCTAACCGCCAATACCTGCTTAAAGGCACTCAACAAGTTGGTATCTTCCTCCAAGTTATACAGGTGGCGGCGGAGATGCTCTCCATACAGCCATCCCTCTGTTGGAGCCATCTCGAACAACTGTTCCAACGTCACTTCTCCCTTGGCAATGCGGTACAGCGCCACCCGCAACAGATAGGGATGTCCCCCCATCAGCGCCATCAATCGATCAACTTCTAAATCCGACCACTCCAATCCATGCCGCTTCACCAAGTCTTGCACCTGTACCCGATTCAGTTCAGGTAACTCGATTGGCACTCCAACATTAAACGGCGATTGGTTGATATTCAAAGGGATATAGACTTCCTTGGAGTGAGTAATCACCAGACGCAGGTTTCTCCAGATGGGATTGCTCTTCGACTCCTCATGCCAAGAGCGCAGCAACCCAAAAAAGTCACTAGCGATCGCGGGATGTTTGAATAACTCATCCACCTCATCTAGACACAAGGTAAGCGGACCGTTAATTTCCGAGAGCAGATACAACTCAAAGTAGTCCGTACACTTGTCATTACTGCCCATTGGACCCTTCCAGTAGTCCTCCAGCTTATCGGGCAGATTCAACTTCCGGGTAATCCGGGAACAGAACCAGTGCAAGAAACTCTCCAGGCTAGAGAGTACCTGTCCCCCTGCCGATTGCAAGCTCAGAAACGTGGTTCGATACCCCTGCTCTGTGGCGTGATTCAAAATCCTCAATGTCAGAGAAGACTTTCCCATCTGACGCGGTGCTTTGATCCGAATCAACGCCCCTGGTTTAGCGATCGCTTCGTAACAGCGAGTTTCGATCGGTGGACGCTCAACATACAGCGTTGACTCCAGGGAAACCTGCCCTTCCGGCTCATCCAAAGAAACGGCTTGAGCTGGGGGAGCCATCATCGATCGAGTAGTACCTGCCAAGGCTGGCTCTGGTGCTTGGATTGGGCTAGCGGGTTCTGGTGTCTCCGGCAGCGGCAACGATTCTACATCACTCTTCTTTTGCATGACTGGAATCAGGTCTTCTGCAATTCCTTCCAGTGCAATGCGGTTACAGCCAAGTTCATAGGCAAACTCTATCGATTCTCCAGCCCCCAGTGCATCGTAAAAACCAACCGCAAATAATCTGGCAGCGCGGTCTCCAATCGCCTGATTCATGCCAATCACGTAGGGAATGCAGTGAGCGATCGCGATGGCTTGCACTTCGGAGTAACAGGCATTGAGTACCACACACTCTACCTTGTCAGCAAACAACTTAAACAAGCCTGCTAAGGCTCCAGACTTAACGAGTTGCGCCTGCCCGATTACATTTTCCCAAACTAAGCCGTTCTCCCCCATTCCATGCCCAGAGAAGTGGACAATTTGCGGCTTATGGTCTAACATTGCCCGTTGCACATCGCTGGGAGACACCGCCCACACCTGCTCAAGCAGAAACTTGTCACGCTTTTGCGATCGCTGCAATCCAGCATCAATCTCTTTCACCTCCTGAGTCAGGTCAAGGGGTGTTGAATTCTTGGGGTTTGCCGCCAGGAATAGAATTGTCTTTTTCTTACGTGTCGAACTGCTGCCCATCAATCAGACTTAAACCGCGAGGTACCGGGAGAGCTTATTTTGCCTACACCAGTATTCCTAGCAATCCGGACATCTTCGGGAACAGGCACGTCAAAGTACATAATTTGTTCATCTTCTCTTAGAAGATTTGCCCTCTATCAAGGGTGAGATTTTACAATTCATACCGTTGGGCAGATTTCAGCAGCTTCACTCGATATCGAAGAAGCGATGCGATCGCACAAGTGATAGAACCTGCCCAAATTTGGAGTAAGTTACCAAATCGTGAATACTGGTCGGAAACTGAGTTTCACAGTTAGTGCATTTGATTAATAAACGCAACTGGTGGCGATGCCGAAGGCGCTTCGCTATGGGACCATCGCGTTTTAGTACTATGAAGAGATGCGATCGCTCCTACACCGTCAATACCTCCCAACTTCGACCGCATTGCCTGCCACGCATCAATCTACTGCTGTAGTTGTTGGATGCGATCGCCTGCGCCCGATTTTAAATACACAGATTGCTGCTTTTGTCAATCGTGTTGGAGCTTCTCCTCGTTCGGTTCAGGTACGCGAGTTAGGCTACCGTTGGGGTTCATGCGGACAAAAAGGAGATTTATATTTCCACTGGCGAGTGGCGATGCTGCCGCGAACCATGATTGAGTATGTGGTTGTTCACGAGCTGGTGCATCTGATTGAACCGCATCATACTACTGCGTTCTGGGATAGGGTGGAGCGGATTTTGAGTGATTGGTGCGATGCTTACGGCGGGCTTCGCCAACGTAAGCAGTGGCTAGCCCAGAATGGGGCAAGTATGACCTTTAGGGATGGATGAAAAGCCCTGAGTCAGTTTGTAGACGCACTGATTGGTTCTTGCAGCTCTAAGGATCTGACTTTTTTCCGACTTTCTTCTAACTTTTTCCGACTGCCAAGGCGTATGCTGAACAGTTAGATTGGTTTCAACACAACGAGATGAGGGTTTCAGATGCAATGGTCTTTTGCCGATTGCTCAACAATTGAAAAATTTACAAACCTTTACAAAAGTAGCTCACTTTTTCTGATCGACAGTCGGATGGGAGGTGGGGTATTCGTTGGTTAGACCAATATTGAAAATATTTCAACATGAGCAAACGCTCCAAGCTAATAGGGGTGTTAGACAGCTAGTGCGGCTTAATAAATAGTTTGACTGCTTTCAGTTATCGGTTAGGACGTGGCTTCAAAATTATCAGTGGGTGTATCCGACTTTTCTCTGAACGTTTTCCGCCTGAAAAAGTAGGTATACGGAGATTAGGTTAGCTAGTTAGACTTCGCGAGAGGTCAACTATTTGTTGGTATTTACCATGAACATTACAGGAGATAGAAATGAAATTAGGTAAGTTTTTTTTGGGCTACGGTATTGCCAGTACTCTAGCAATTAGTAGCTTATTTCTTTCAAATCCAGTCCAAGTACAGGCACAGTCTACTGATGCTTTTATAGTATTTGTAAATGGTAGCGGTGATTGTTGCGCGGAGTACATGAACCAAGCCCTAGATAGATTGCGAAGAGGAGTAAGAGGGGAGATTTGGACTACATCCTACGCAAATTTTAGAGATGGAAGCAGCACAGTAAAAGCTCCTGTAGTAAATTTATCAGTGAATGCTGATGCTCTTTTTATCAAAGAGGCTACTGAGAAGATTAATAACCTGCCTTCAAGTAGACCTGTTGTTTTGATTGGACATAGTTACGGCGGTGATTCAATACTAAAGGTTCTACCTTTTATTACTCGTCGTGTACAACTTGTTGTGGTTATCGATCCTGTTGGAACAGGAGGCTTCCGCAGAGTTGCAACTGAACGTGTAGTCCTACCAAACGTGGATTACTTTATGAATAGATGGCAGGAAAATGGGCTAACAGGTCAAAATGTGGTTCCTTTTGACAGCAGGATTAGTGGTCAGATTCGCTGTCTCGCTACTAGGGAATGCGACCAGAGCGCACAAAACCTCGTTAGAAATGCGGATGGTTCTGAAAACAGAGTTGAATGTGGATGGGAGGAAATCACTTGTCCTGGCTTTCAAGCACCAATACCAGGAATCCGTAGAGGGCGTAGAGGTACAAAAGCCAAGAGAATAGAACACAACTCCATGCCTCAAGATGCCTATATTCAACATACAGTTGTAGAAAAAATCAAAGTAGCGTTGAGGCCATTTGGTGTTCTTAAATAGCAAAAGTAATCTTGACGCTTCAACTTTTACGACTTGAACCAGAACATGGACAGGCTTTGAACGAGAAGTTAGACAAAAAAGAAAGCGATGCTATCTTTCGCTGTCTAACGGTTAGACTTTGAAAATGATTGAAGAGAGTAGATAATAATAACGTATATTGTCATACAAAGGCTTAATTTATGCTGTCTAACCGTTAGACAGCATCTGATTAGGATAGCGATCTGCGATCAACCCAAGGGGAGACGCCAACCGGAGATGAGAGTGAGGACGAACGCTTTACTCGCAACGCTCTCGCTTTCTTTCTCCCTCTTAGCGAAGTAACAAGTAATCTTACCTGTCTAACGGTTAGACACTTAAAAGAATTTCCGGCTCAGCAAATAAACCTCAGCATAGACTTACACCTTACCGAGGAATCAAAGGCAACGGTAAATTGGGGTTAAAAGCTTTAGGTAGGAGAAGCTCCTAAAACTAATCTTAATTGATTTGACTAGGCTTGCGATCGTGTAATTTTTACTCTCATAGTAAAGCCTAAATATCTAAATCCTCTTCCCGCAGTAGACGGGGAGCAGAAATTAAGGTGGCTTGCCATCGCTGCAATCGGGTTTGGTTGCGGTGTACAACATCAAGGCTTTGGTTGTAGTTATCAACGATGTAGCGCACCAGTAACCGCTCCAAAAAAGGAAGTGTTAGACAGCTCTGTGTCAAGTCGGCCTGCCAATAATTCACTCCCTCTAACCCTGTATATCCTTGCAACCCTGAGAAAAAGTGTGTGTTGGATATTCTCAAGAAACGTTCAACAACACCAGCATTTAGAGAGCGATAGTTTTGATGTAGAACCAAGCCTAGTTGAGTAGCTATTTGCTCTAAGCCAACGAATTTCATATTACCTTCACCTCCAAGAATTAAGTGTTGTGGTATGCCATAAGTTCCCCACTCGCTATGAAGGTTGTACTCTCGGTTATAGTGTTTAGGCAGAATGGCATGGCGTAGTGCTAGAGCCAACACTTGAAAACTGGGTGGGTCAAAGCCTAAATGAAAGCCCATCATACACTCAGAGCCGCTATCCATGATGATTGTCAGCCAAGGGCGACCAACAATCGAACCGTCTGTGTCCTTCAGCAAAACATCTAAGCGGGTATACTCACACAGCCAAGAATAATTACTGCACTCTGCTACTTTTAGCCCCTGAAATTGTTCCGAAAACATATTATTCCTCCGAAGTGTAATTGCTGTTCGGGCGATCGCTCACTCAACGCGCTGCTGACGCCTAGCCATCGTAGCAAACGGCAGAGAACAACGTGGACATTCCCCTTGCACCCATAATGCAGGAATCGGGAACGGTCTCTTACAGTTAGTGCATTTTAGTAATAGGCGCAACTGGTGGCGATCGCACTTATAGGCATCCTTGAATTGCCACTCAATCCGATGACAAGGTGACTCCCCATAGCAAGCACCACATAACTTTATCGGTCTTGGGTTCATCGTTACCCCCTTTGGCTGGAGCATTTGAGCCAACCTGTCAGCATCAACCATCACCACATCTGCCAATGCCTCCAACTCCTGCCGAGAAGGAAACGGATTGAAATAGAACTTTTCCCACCGTACCAAGACTGCCCCAAGTCCTGCTACCTTACCCAACCCGGAGGGAGCCGAAAATTTATTACCCTTCGCCCGTCGAAAACGACCGAGAAAGTGACTGATGCTTTCTCCTTCGTAGGGTTCAACTCGATTAAGCCAAAGTTGTGTTTCCAGCTCATCCATTACTTCACCGTTCTCGCTACTTGTTTCAACACTTCTGCGTCTAAAGTTTTGTATCCTTTGAGCAGTGAGCGAATCGCTGCCTTGCGTAGAATCATGTCTAAGCGACCAATCAGTCTTTTGGTTGTTTTCTTCAAAAGCTTGAGCGTTTCGCCTTTGACCAGATTTGAGGCTTCTGACATTCCCAGAACATCTCGCACCCAAATTCGTGCGATTTGTTGAAACTCCTTATCGTCTAACCTATCCAGCTCATAGCGTTCCAGAAAACGATTTTCAACCTGCTCGTCTCGCTCAACAACTCTGGTCAGTCGATTGGTAGTACCGACGAGAAGAACAGAGAGTCCCAGATTATCGTCGTCGTAGATGTGCCGCACGTCAGAAAAAGTTTCCAGCTTCAAATGATTTGCCTCATCAATAATCAACATCTGAGCCTGAAACAACTCAAGCGTGTCGAGCGTCCGTTCGCGTAAGTCTGTGATAGTTCCACTGGTGGCTCGATGTCCTAGTGCTTTGAGAATTTTGATGAATAAATCTCTTGAACCGCAGTTCTTGGGGACTTGAATATAAACTACAGGCATAACCCGCTTGCCCTTAGTTTTTGCCTGTTGATTGCAACGGTTAGTGAATGTTTTACAGGTAACGGTCTTGCCACTGCGCGATTCTCCAAGCAATAGCCCCGTCATCCGCGATACAAGAAGTTCGTACATCCATGTATGGCATCGTTTGACATGGTCGAGTTCCAAATAAGGCGGACGACTCAACCGCTCAATTTCCGCCTGGATTTCGGGACTCAGAGCTTGAAAATCGTCAAATTCCTGAACGCTTGATTTTGCAGTTGTCATAGATACCCCCTAATAGTCCTCAAATAGTTCGTCCATGTACTGGACTTGATATCTCGGTAGTTCTGCCTCCAATTCTTCCTCAGCTTCCGAATCAGCTTCTTGGGGTTCAACAATCCCGAATTTCTCAGCAACGGACTGTACGGGGTTGACTAGCTCGTGAGCCGCTTTTCGGCGCTGTTGGCGGTTCCGCTTGATAGTTTTCTCTGTCCATTCCTCCCGCTCAAGCATGGCTTGAATGGTTTCACTATTAATTTCCTCACTCGCCTCCCGCAGCCTCTTTTTGATTGCCTGATGTTCTCTCAGAGAAAGCCTTTCAACCTCTAAGCCTTGAGCGTGGGCATAATCGAGAAACTGCTCCGTGCCGTCCTCATGAACTTGGTAGACGAAGAGGGTTGTAATATCATCCGGGTCGTAGCGTAGAGCAACAACTTTTCCTTCGTGACCTCTCAGGTGTTCGGCGCGGTATGTGAGGCTTTCAAATTGAATAGTCCCGTATTTTCCAACTCTACGCCGCTCTGCCTTCATTAACGCGATCGCTAAATCCAGTTCATCGTAAAAGAGAGGCTCAATCATCAACCCAGCTTCCCAACGCTCAAACCGACTTTGGTTTTCAGACCGAGCATCAGTATGCGCGTTGTACTCTTTGACGATGTAGCGCACGAGGATAATCTTTAACTCCAGAAGATGTAGACAAGCATCTTTGTCTACATCTTCTGGACGCTCTTGTACATTTGACCCGGTATATCCTGGTAGATTGCGTAACACTTGGTCATTGAGCGTTCTGAAGAAGCGCTCGACGATGCCGCCGTCAGATGGTCTTCTTCTTAAGGCACAACTAAAACTTAACTGAACTGCTACTTGCTCTGTAATGTGAATGGATTGGAAATCTTTACCACCGTCAGTGTAAAAGTAATTAGGTATTCCGTATGTTCCAAATTCTGTGTCGCCAAGCCCGTATTCGGAACCGTAAGACTTCGGCAAAATGGCATGATGTAAGGCTAGGGTATCGATTTGCGAACTAGGAGCGAAAAATCCCAAGAAAAAACCGATCAGGCAGCGAGAGTAGGAGTCGATAATCACTGTTAACCACGGGCGGTCTAAAACCCCGTACTCATCCACTATCCTGATATCGAGACGAGTATGATCGCACTGCCAAACATCATTACTCCCTTCCACCTCCAGTTCTCGCCCATCGCGGGTCATGTGTGTTAACCGTGACCCTGAGTAGCCAGGACTTCGTGCATTCCGTTTTCGCTCTTTCCCCTCAATGTATTCATCCAGAATTCGATAAACAGTCTGATGGCTAGGATACTCTTCAGGCTTTAGACCAAGCTGCTTAGCTCTCCCTTTCACCCTGAGGACTACCTGATTCCGGAGCATCCGTTTGCTACCCTGATTACCCTCCTTGTAAGTTTTAACGATGAACTCTTGCCAGTCAGCACTAATGCGGCGCTTTCCCTTGTCCGAGCGGGTTTGAGTGAGTCCTACCAGCCCTTGTTCCTGATATTTTTTGAGTAACCGCTCTATGCTACGAAGCGTCACTCCCAGTTTTTTGGCAGCTTCTCTCTTCCTGATGCCGTAAGTTTTGCGATCGCATGGCTCGGTCAGACTTTGCATTATCTCCATCCGGAGCCTAACCTCCGGAGTGATTAGTTCATCACTAGGGAGCCTGTGAGATTTGGCGGGGTTTTCGCTAGTTCGTTGAATTTCAGTTGGATCATAATCATCTTCTGGAGGAAAAAACGGTTGTGAATCCTGAGACATTCTTCACCTACATACGTGACGCGAGGGTTCTACATAAATAGAGTGAGCCGTAGGCCACAAGTAGAACTAATGTACTAAATACTCTCCAAATAATAATCCGGCTTGCCACAAAATGCGACAAACAATTTGTGAAGTCTGATTAAGATTCAAGTTGAAGCCCCAACCAATAAGCGACAGATAACTTGTTAAAACTATAGGCTTGCGACGTATAAAATGTTAAATACTGACCTTCACCTAAGTTAAGATTGAAAGTGAGTGAAACCCTTGTAGAATGTAGATTACGAGCTAATCTACCCTCGACATTAATTTGTGAAAAAGCGACGTTTAATTTGTGAATGTACAAGTGAATTAATAGAAGACTTCTAGCATTCAGTCGCTAAGAAGTCTTCTATTATGGTCTGTGTCTTTTGGTAAATGCTTTGACAGGTTGGATATCTGCTGGCTGTCTTACTCATCCAAATTGCTAGAAATATTCAAAGTATTTAAGACCTATTTTTCTATTTTTAGGAAAAAATGATATGTAAATCAGCTAAATTAGGGGGCAATGAATAAATGGTTTTTTTTAGATGAAGCTGATTAATGCCAAATAACTGTAGCTCTCTCTCTTGCTTGAGATAGATTGAAATTTTAAGTTGATCAATCTCTACAGGTTAATTAAAAATCAGGTCAAAGCCATTGTACAAAAACTCATTTGCATAGTATCTTTGGCTTGACAAATTTCAATTTGGGCCAATGACTGAAACAGTTGCCGAACGTCAAAATGATTTGATCAAGTATCAGCAGCCTGGTGTAACAGTATGGTTTACTGGCTTAAGTGGTGCAGGCAAGACAACCATTAGTCGCGCTGTGGGAAATCGACTAAAGTCTTATGGGCAAAAGCTGGAAATCTTAGATGGCGATGTTGTGCGTCTGAACTTATGCAAAGGTTTAGGATTTAGCAAAGAAGACCGGGACGAAAACATTCGCCGTGTTGGTTTTGTAGCAGGTCTATTGACTCGCAACCAAGTTACAGTATTAGTCTCAGCCATATCCCCCTATCGGGAAATTCGGCAAGAAGTTCGCGAACGAATTGGCAACTTTGTGGAAGTATATGTTAATGCACCGCTTCAGGTTTGCGAACAACGGGATGTGAAAGGGCTGTATAAAAAGGCTCGTGCGGGCGAAATTAAAAACTTTACCGGGATTGATGACCCCTATGAACCCCCCTTCAATCCGGACGTGGAATGTAGGACTGATTTGGAAACTGTAGAAGAGAGCGTATCCAAGGTTTTAGCTAAGCTACGAGAATTAGGTTATGCGGGTTTAACCTGAAAAAGCCAACCTCTGGGTACTCTCGAAGTTTTGTAAAAGGCGCGTTTTACCGAAGTTTGGGAATTTAGCGCTTCTTATGAGAATTTTCCGATCACCTTCTCACCCCCCCTAAGCAGAGGGGTTCTTTGTGATTTCTTTATTCAGAAATACAATTAACCAAGGCTACACCTTCATCTATGTGATAACTGACCTAGGCTTAGGACATCTCTAAACTTTGCTAGGACACTTGGTCAACTAACACATCCGTTAGGCCTTGATTTTCAGCTTGAGCAAGGAATAAATTAATTTTTTTTGTGCCAGTTGAGGTTCTGAATCCCAATCCTTCAATGTTTTTGGAATGGTTTTTAACGTGAGTGAAGAAGGAATTAAGAGCTTCAGAGGTGATAACGGCATGAATATTAGAAAAATTAGTCCCTTAGTAACATTGCTGATACTTTCTTCTATCGTCGGAACCCCATCTTCCTTGAAGGCAGAGCTTCTTCGTAACCGTATACCAGAAATTGGCGAGCAACAAGCGACTAACTTTATCCCCAATCATTCTCTAATTCAGTTGGTCAAAGGTAGTGGGCCTGAAGTATTTTTGATTCAGGACGGAGAACGGAGATGGATTACCGATTCAAAAACCTTTGACGCTTATGGGTTTAATTATAGTGACGTTAAAGAGATATTTGATGAAGAACTCAACAGCTATCCAGAAGGAACACCCATTACTAAAAATGGAACTCTTTTAAAAGGCAGCAGTTCTGGACACGTTTACATCATAATTAACGGAAATCGCAGCTTGATGAGCGCTAGAGTCTTTGAAAAAGGAAAGTTTCAAAGTGAAGACATTCATTGTGTTACAGATAGCTATTTACTCTCTATTCCAGAGAAACCCACTTTTCGCTAGCAACATAAAGATATTAAAACACCCAGTCAATTGACTGGGCGTTAGTGAATTTTCTGATTTTTGGAATTTAAACTCAGTTGCTTCTAATCAATTGCATCTTCCAAAGCCTGCTGAGTTGTGCCAATATCTCTGTTGACTTTGCCCTTAACTGTATCAGCCGTACTTTGAGCCGCATACTGGATTTTATCACCAATATTTTTGCAAGCAGTGGCTACGGCTACATTATCCACTGCTTGCCCTGTATCTCTACAGGCCATTATTGGCCTTAGATTGGGCTTCCTCGAATTCAATCTTTGCAGTTTCTTTGCCAGCTTTCTTCACATAGTCAGGAGCTTTCTGGGCATTTTCCTTGATGTTTTGAACACCTTTCTGAACGCCCTTGGATGCACCTTCTGCAACTTCTTCAGCAGACTCGCCTATATCTTCGCCAAGCCGCCGTACTCTCTCGCCTAGAGGTGTACCAGTCCGGTAGTTTTCTACATATTGCTCGCGACTGTCAACGCTCTTTTCGTCGATGTTTTGTTGGGCGTTTTCAATCAGACCTTTAGCCTTGGCTTTGGCTTCACTGGTATCTCTTCTAGCATCGACATCTTCATAGTTATTCATCCCACCTTTGTAGGTGTTGGTTGTAGCACGGCTAGGAACTTCTTGTCTCACTTCATCCGATGTCTTGGCTAATACCTTAGTGCTACCACAAGCGGTGCTAACTAAAAGCAGAACTCCTGCCAGAAAGACCGTTAAGATTCGATCAACACGGATACTTTTTAACCAATTTATGACTTTTTTCATGTTTTCCTCCGATGGGTTTTGCCTAAAAGATTAACAAAGTGATGCTTTCAAACGGTAATCAATGGGTGGAGCTTGATAAAATACAATGTTTAAGTGTAGATCCAGCCCGACTTAAGAGACTCATGACCGTAGGAAGCTTGTAATTGATTTAACGCCAATTATTAAAAATTAGCTTTGGTCGTTTTGGGTGCGGATACTTCTTGTTGCGCAGATTCGTTTGCACCCTCGCGGACAAAGTCTGAAGCTTCACCAAACGTTTCTTTAACAACGCTTAAGCGATCTTTAATTCGCTCACCGATGTTTGACTCGCGCTGAATTTGCCCACCCGGTTCAGGTGCTTCAAAATCTTGCAGGTCTATCTGCCGGAGCGGTTTCTGTTCATCGGCGGGTGACCCCTGCATCACAGCTTCACCTGGATATTGTGCGTTATTGCTTACAGCAATCAACCGATTGGAGATGATTCCTAAATCAGCTCTGTCACCCTTGGACTGAGAAGCTTTGCCATTGATCTTCGGGTCAGGGGAGAAATTATAGTTGGTATTAGAGTCTCCACCGCCTTTATAAGGATTATTCGCACCTCCAGCTTGAACGGGAGGGTTGTCGGGGCGTGCACCTTGAACAGTCCCGCTATTGCAAGCGGTACCAACAAACACTACCACTGTTGCTAAAAACGCTGTCAATAATTGACTCAATCGTAGCTGTTTGAAGAAAACAGTTAATTTTTTCATGCAATCAATACTCCTTGTCAGCCTTAATTAAGCTGAGTATCTTTTGTGAAAGCTGACATCCTATACCCAGACATCAGAATAGAGGTAGAATGGCAAAAGTTTTTGAGCCAATGCTACCAATAGCAACTCTCTTTTGTAGCAGGGAGTTACGGCGTCATCTTTCCCTTACGCTTGTCAAGATTAGCGATAGTGATGGGATGGCTTCCTCTAGCAAAGGAGACATTCTTAGGGTTTTCCAAAAATGGCTATTTTCTAACTGTAGATAGACGACAAGGTTCGCATGAAAGGCTGCTTATTTCTTGACAAATGACTTCTTCAAAATGAAAAAAATCTGGTCATGGCTCAAACCCTACCTCCGCTGGGTGATTCTGGGTGGAACCCTATTTTTTTTGGCAAAGGCATTCAAGGAACACTGGCAAGAAGTTGCAGCGATTCGGATTGATGCTGCCGGATGGATAATGCTGGTTGCGGCTTTTTTGATGACTTTAGCAGCTCATACTTGGGCTGGCTTAGTATGGAGCTGGATTCTGCGCTCATTCAAGCAGCCGATGCAGTACCGCTGGGTTCTTCAGGTTTACCTGAAAACGAACCTGGCTAAGTATTTACCTGGCAATGTGTGGCACTACTATGGTCGGATTTGGGCGGTTACCGATGCGGGGGGTTCCTTGAGTGCCGCGACCATCAGTGTGTTACTTGAACCTCTATTGATGGCTGCCGCTGCCTTAGTGATTGCTTTAACAGGCAGTCTATTCGGGTGGTTGGACATGCAAGGGGATACTCGAATTTGGGGATTACAGATTCTCGGTTTGACTGGAATTTTACTAGCCGTTCATCCTAAAGTCTTAAACCCTGTGCTTGAGTTATTGAGGCGTTTAAAGGGAAAAGCGACCGATAGTGAAGGGTTTAAACTGGAACACTATCCCTTCATTCCGTTGTTAGGAGAACTGGGTTTTGTGGGGCTACGGGGGACGGGGTTTTTGGTCATTTTTTTCGCCCTGGCTACCGTGAATTCAAACCAGATTCCACTCTTAATGAGTGCTTTTAGTTTGGCATGGGTGTTGGGTTTGGTGATTCCTACCCCAGGCGGTTTAGGAGTATTTGAGACAACGGTACTGGGACTACTGAATCCCTATTTTCCCACAGGAATAATTCTCAGTGTTGTTGCCTTATTTCGTTTAGTTAGTATTTTAGCGGAAGTTGTGGGTGCCGGTGCGGGGGTTTTGTGCGATCGCGTATCGCGTATAAGGCATACTCTATAAAGTGAGAGAATAAAGGCTTTTGAGCATCCTGAATTGAAGTTGAGAAATTCTTCCCTGTTGATGAATATTAGGGCTTTTCTAAAGAGGAATGGGGCAACA is a window encoding:
- a CDS encoding AAA-like domain-containing protein translates to MGSSSTRKKKTILFLAANPKNSTPLDLTQEVKEIDAGLQRSQKRDKFLLEQVWAVSPSDVQRAMLDHKPQIVHFSGHGMGENGLVWENVIGQAQLVKSGALAGLFKLFADKVECVVLNACYSEVQAIAIAHCIPYVIGMNQAIGDRAARLFAVGFYDALGAGESIEFAYELGCNRIALEGIAEDLIPVMQKKSDVESLPLPETPEPASPIQAPEPALAGTTRSMMAPPAQAVSLDEPEGQVSLESTLYVERPPIETRCYEAIAKPGALIRIKAPRQMGKSSLTLRILNHATEQGYRTTFLSLQSAGGQVLSSLESFLHWFCSRITRKLNLPDKLEDYWKGPMGSNDKCTDYFELYLLSEINGPLTLCLDEVDELFKHPAIASDFFGLLRSWHEESKSNPIWRNLRLVITHSKEVYIPLNINQSPFNVGVPIELPELNRVQVQDLVKRHGLEWSDLEVDRLMALMGGHPYLLRVALYRIAKGEVTLEQLFEMAPTEGWLYGEHLRRHLYNLEEDTNLLSAFKQVLAVREPTRIKTAEAFKLASMGLVRYQGNDVVPLCDLYRQYFQDRLGVA
- a CDS encoding M48 family metallopeptidase: MRSLLHRQYLPTSTALPATHQSTAVVVGCDRLRPILNTQIAAFVNRVGASPRSVQVRELGYRWGSCGQKGDLYFHWRVAMLPRTMIEYVVVHELVHLIEPHHTTAFWDRVERILSDWCDAYGGLRQRKQWLAQNGASMTFRDG
- a CDS encoding alpha/beta hydrolase produces the protein MKLGKFFLGYGIASTLAISSLFLSNPVQVQAQSTDAFIVFVNGSGDCCAEYMNQALDRLRRGVRGEIWTTSYANFRDGSSTVKAPVVNLSVNADALFIKEATEKINNLPSSRPVVLIGHSYGGDSILKVLPFITRRVQLVVVIDPVGTGGFRRVATERVVLPNVDYFMNRWQENGLTGQNVVPFDSRISGQIRCLATRECDQSAQNLVRNADGSENRVECGWEEITCPGFQAPIPGIRRGRRGTKAKRIEHNSMPQDAYIQHTVVEKIKVALRPFGVLK
- a CDS encoding TniQ family protein, translating into MDELETQLWLNRVEPYEGESISHFLGRFRRAKGNKFSAPSGLGKVAGLGAVLVRWEKFYFNPFPSRQELEALADVVMVDADRLAQMLQPKGVTMNPRPIKLCGACYGESPCHRIEWQFKDAYKCDRHQLRLLLKCTNCKRPFPIPALWVQGECPRCSLPFATMARRQQRVE
- a CDS encoding TniB family NTP-binding protein, whose protein sequence is MTTAKSSVQEFDDFQALSPEIQAEIERLSRPPYLELDHVKRCHTWMYELLVSRMTGLLLGESRSGKTVTCKTFTNRCNQQAKTKGKRVMPVVYIQVPKNCGSRDLFIKILKALGHRATSGTITDLRERTLDTLELFQAQMLIIDEANHLKLETFSDVRHIYDDDNLGLSVLLVGTTNRLTRVVERDEQVENRFLERYELDRLDDKEFQQIARIWVRDVLGMSEASNLVKGETLKLLKKTTKRLIGRLDMILRKAAIRSLLKGYKTLDAEVLKQVARTVK
- a CDS encoding Mu transposase C-terminal domain-containing protein codes for the protein MSQDSQPFFPPEDDYDPTEIQRTSENPAKSHRLPSDELITPEVRLRMEIMQSLTEPCDRKTYGIRKREAAKKLGVTLRSIERLLKKYQEQGLVGLTQTRSDKGKRRISADWQEFIVKTYKEGNQGSKRMLRNQVVLRVKGRAKQLGLKPEEYPSHQTVYRILDEYIEGKERKRNARSPGYSGSRLTHMTRDGRELEVEGSNDVWQCDHTRLDIRIVDEYGVLDRPWLTVIIDSYSRCLIGFFLGFFAPSSQIDTLALHHAILPKSYGSEYGLGDTEFGTYGIPNYFYTDGGKDFQSIHITEQVAVQLSFSCALRRRPSDGGIVERFFRTLNDQVLRNLPGYTGSNVQERPEDVDKDACLHLLELKIILVRYIVKEYNAHTDARSENQSRFERWEAGLMIEPLFYDELDLAIALMKAERRRVGKYGTIQFESLTYRAEHLRGHEGKVVALRYDPDDITTLFVYQVHEDGTEQFLDYAHAQGLEVERLSLREHQAIKKRLREASEEINSETIQAMLEREEWTEKTIKRNRQQRRKAAHELVNPVQSVAEKFGIVEPQEADSEAEEELEAELPRYQVQYMDELFEDY